Proteins found in one Zea mays cultivar B73 chromosome 1, Zm-B73-REFERENCE-NAM-5.0, whole genome shotgun sequence genomic segment:
- the LOC100384497 gene encoding uncharacterized protein LOC100384497 — MFSLKCPRKLCLLWNFKEAVFGVEKEIEITRLEGCNTCDGSGAKPGTKATACKTCGGQGQVVSSTRTLLGIFQQVSTCNTCGGIGEFSTPCNTCGGDGWVRRTKRISLKVPAGVDSGSMLRVWSEGNAGRRGGPPGTFMSSLMFSLILFLSEMGQTFSTHARFLTLMQSLGPPSKSPLLTEQLTLRYPQGLSQAQLW; from the exons ATGTTTTCACTCAA ATGTCCAAGGAAGCTGTGTTTGCTGTGGAATTTCAAGGAAGCTGTGTTTGGTGTGGAGAAGGAGATTGAGATAACCAGATTGGAAGGCTGTAACACCTGCGACGGAAGTGGTGCCAAGCCAGGTACAAAGGCAACGGCATGTAAAACTTGTGGAGGTCAGGGCCAGGTAGTCTCCTCCACAAGAACACTGCTTGGAATATTCCAGCAAGTCTCCACCTGCAATACTTGTGGTGGCATCGGTGAATTCTCCACTCCTTGCAACACCTGTGGGGGTGATGGCTGGGTGCGAAGGACAAAGAGGATCAGCCTAAAGGTTCCTGCTGGAGTGGATTCTGGAAGCATGCTGAGGGTCTGGTCTGAGGGTAATGCTGGCAGGAGAGGAGGCCCTCCTGGGACCTTTATGTCTTCATTGATGTTCTCTCTGATCCTATTCTTAAGCGAGATGGGACAAACATTCTCTACACATGCAAGGTTTCTTACATTGATGCAATCCTTGGGACCACCGTCAAAATCCCCACTGTTGACGGAACAGTTGACCTTAAGATACCCTCAGGGACTCAGCCAGGCACAGCTCTGGTGA
- the LOC100283455 gene encoding mu-crystallin: protein MAAAPSHPFVYIDAAALHSLLPFASLIPHLRAGLAHPELSAGIQCPQRVSIPLPTAPSAALLLMPSWCAHPSLPYLALKAVTSFPSNSPRLPSVHAAVSLFSAATGAPLASIDGSALTLLRTAAVSALAASLLASPSRPPSVLALAGAGALAPYLAEAHLAALPSVSRVLVWNRTRAKSAALVAKLRESHPGLTVEEVGSMDEAVAAADVVSCATGSREPIVRGELLRPGAHLDLVGSFTPAMRECDDDALRRGRVFIDFEAAMEEAGELVGAVQRGVLRREDVAGTLSELAAGTVVGPRRDDEITVFKSVGTAVVDLLAAQLAYETHLAATKDA from the coding sequence ATGGCGGCCGCGCCGTCGCacccgttcgtctacatcgacgcGGCGGCTCTCCACTCGCTGCTCCCCTTCGCGTCGCTGATCCCACACCTCCGCGCGGGCCTCGCCCATCCGGAGCTCTCCGCCGGCATCCAGTGCCCGCAGCGCGTCTCCATCCCGCTCCCCACGGCGCCGTCCGCCGCGCTCCTCCTCATGCCCTCCTGGTGCGCGCACCCGTCGCTGCCCTACCTCGCGCTTAAGGCCGTCACCTCGTTCCCGTCCAACTCGCCGCGCCTCCCGTCCGTCCACGCCGCCGTCTCCCTCTTCAGCGCCGCCACGGGCGCGCCGCTCGCGTCCATCGACGGCTCCGCGCTCACGCTGCTCCGCACGGCCGCCGTCTCGGCACTCGCCGCCTCGCTCCTCGCCTCCCCGTCCCGCCCGCCCTCGGTCCTCGCGCTCGCGGGGGCCGGCGCGCTCGCGCCCTACCTCGCGGAGGCGCACCTCGCGGCGCTCCCCTCCGTCTCCCGGGTCCTCGTCTGGAACCGCACCAGGGCCAAGTCCGCGGCGCTCGTCGCCAAGCTCCGCGAATCGCACCCGGGCCTCACCGTCGAGGAGGTGGGCAGCATGGACGAGGCCGTCGCCGCGGCGGACGTCGTTAGCTGCGCCACGGGGTCGCGGGAGCCCATCGTGCGCGGGGAGCTGCTGCGCCCCGGCGCGCACCTGGACCTGGTGGGGTCGTTCACGCCGGCGATGCGGGAGTGCGACGACGACGCGCTGCGCCGCGGGCGGGTGTTCATCGACTTTGAGGCGGCGATGGAGGAGGCCGGGGAATTGGTGGGTGCGGTCCAGCGAGGCGTGCTTCGGAGGGAGGACGTGGCCGGGACGCTGTCGGAGCTGGCCGCCGGGACTGTGGTGGGCCCACGGAGAGACGACGAGATCACCGTGTTTAAGTCCGTTGGCACCGCCGTGGTGGATCTCTTGGCGGCGCAGCTGGCCTACGAGACTCACCTTGCCGCAACCAAGGATGCTTGA